In the genome of Raphanus sativus cultivar WK10039 chromosome 9, ASM80110v3, whole genome shotgun sequence, the window ATAGCTTTTGAGACATGTGTCATTTTTCCATTCATTATAGcatttaaagtaaaataaaatgtagttaaataaataaattatcaaaaatattaatattcattTGTTTAGAACTCTTTTTCAAGAACTCCACCAATAAAAATGTTCTTAAATCTATCATGAGAGAAGAGATATAGAATATATGGCATGTTATCATTGGGTTTaagaattaaatttaattaaatttaataaaatattaaattcattTATCTTGAACTTTTTTCAAGAACTCCACCAATAAGAATGCTTTTAAATCTATCAtggaaggagagagagagatagaataTGTGGCTTGTTATCATTGAGTTTCAAAATTGAATTCAAtaactaacaaaaaaatttatattaagtaGATAcctaaattgtttttctttcttcctaTTTATCTCTACTTTCTCTtcacaaaactattttttttcttttagtcaTTCAACAAATTAACCCATTATTTAGTatcatttatttaatactaaattatttattttatatatattttataacaaaacacATCACTTTTAATACTCTGTAATAGAGATTTGTTTcatttttggatattaaaaattatgtttttctctATTATAGACAACATtctattatttagttttcttttaatttctgatttttattaatatgtaatcataaaatatatagaaaaatataacaatgatacatattgttaaattttattaaacaaagtATTGTGGAGTGTAAAAATACAATGGATGTTAAATTAATAGGTGGAATATAGATGAGATGATGTGGAATGTAAGAATGTAAAAATCAGAATGTTGAATTGAGTAACTATTGTGTTTCAGTTGTCCATATCAACAATGTCATCTAATTTATAGCCTGAAATCTTTCTCATATTTATTGAGCATGCATTCTTTAGTCTTCGGATGGTAACATGTAGGACAACTACGAAATAAGTACAGTTGTAATTGTaacgaaaaatatatatgtaaaaatttttgttaatatttacgGCAGTACGATGCAGTACGGTTTATTGGAAGCTTTAACTAGTGCAAAATATCCGACAACTATTAAAGCTCTATGACCCTTATCTAACTTCGAACCTAGATTAACACAAATTTTGATCAATTATAATACAAATGGGTTTATTATAAACTcattaaaactaatatattataaactGGTTTTATGCTAATGAGCTTATAATATTGCTATTAGTTTTATAGATTTGTATATTCGAATTTTCCAACAAAGTCGCATTTGTAATTTACTCCCTTTACAATTTACAAAAACCTTTTATAACATAAAGTTTTCAACTTGAAATGATTGGTAGCTGATCTAGGTTCTCTGGATAGCTAAAATTACTTTACAGCCACGAAATTTTATCAATCAAactttgtctttttttgttttctaaaaactATATGTGAATTTAGAAACTAagttctagattttttttttcattttagctctagaaatttttaaaagatctGTGATTCTTATAACATActgtataaataattttcactaattaaattttcattaaaaatcaagGCAAAAAACTCTAGctacaaaaaattatacaatttaaactctaaaacaaaaaaaaaactaaaagctaCTGCCTCAACCAGTGAGATCCTTATTTATACTTTTTTGGTTTTACTGTTGGGGTTTCTTTCGGCCCATATAACTTATATGACAAAGGCCCTTATTGGTTAACGAACATGTCTATGGTTGGCATCGCTTTCTACTAACTATTTATTCACGTGAACTTATTATTAAACTATCGTATGCTTACGTACAGTTTCCCCTTTTGGATTGTCTGTTACAAAACTTACAGAGCTTCAATGACCAGTGCCAGTATGCTATAGTATTTATTCAGAAATGACGTTTCAAAAGGAACGCTTTACGACCATGACTTGACCCGGTTAGGGGCACTTTGGTAAATGTCCAGTGCCTCACCCTCAAGgattttataattagttagagcatccacaatggtgGATTCACCACGGGAATCCTTAggaattttaaactatttttttaagttaattttgttttgtttgaataatGAAGGACTCAGAATCAAAATATATCTCCAATGGTGTATTTCAATTTAAAGTccttaatatatacaaaattgcTTTTGTCAAAGCACTTGTATTTGAAGTATTACAAAATTGAAGTAAGCTTGCTGCAAATTTAAACCATTTATTCACATAAACACCATCAACTTAACCGAAACTGAATGTGAGAAGGCAAGTAAGAAGACATCTGAACCTCGATAGCTCAAAGACCTTAGTCTATTGTAGTCTTCTTGTCATGTTTCATCCAGAGtccaaaacaaataaacaaacgaCTCACTCTCTCTCTGCAGAGCAAAATATTCAGAAAGAGAATGATGAAATGAAAAGGTAGCTTGCCTGCAGTATCCCACAATCCCAAGTTGATAGTGTTTCCATCCACAATCACATTGGCGCTGAAAATTATCAAACACAGTAGGCACATAGTCCTGTCACACCCCAAAATCAACTAACATTAGCTATAAAGTGTCCTTCCAGAATAATAAATAACACATTCTTTATAAGATCAACAAACAGAATAACTCATCTCAGAAAAACATGACTCGTATATGAATCTAAGATCCTCAAACCCTACAAAGATCACTACAGTAACATTGAGATTCCACTCACACTAGCCTATCATAGAGTTATTTAACACactttatataatcataataCAGATTAACAGATCGTAGAGAAACATGAATATGGTCAATGAATACCTGAGACTGAGTTAAAGGTCCTCAGAAGTGAGAACTAACACTCTCACCAGCTTACTCAAAAAAGTACAAGCCTTTGAGTAACTGTCATAGCAAATCTTATACTAAAGTACAATCACTCTGCTAAAGATCCTCCAAACTAACATACTCACTAGATTACCCAAAACAACCAAGCCTTTGAGTGACTTTCATAGcaaatatcaagattatttatacatatatataaaataaaaaaccagATCATAAAGATCAAACTACTATTCTGCAACGATCAGAATCATAACACAAACTAAAGAAGCAGGCAAGGGAACGGGACTAACCAAGAGGATTAGAGAGCTTGAATGAGTTCTTAGCCATGGTGATGATTCGATCAGTACCTGcgatcattaaaaaaaagaacaagtcTTTAGCTTTTTTAACCAAATCGGGATAAAACCCAGAATCCTCAAACAGAATCGAACAGAGGAGAGATCAAAACGAACCTTAAAGAGGAAGAAAGCGATGACCCTGGTTGAGCTGATCGGATGGAGGGTTGAGCTGAGTTTTGACCCTGGTGAAGTGATCGGAGATGTTGAGCATCACGAGAGGGTGGAGCTTGAAGGTGAGGCCGCTTGAACGAAGCAGAAAAGGCATGGTTCGTGGATTCCGTTGAGCCGATCGGAGTAAGGTTTCTGGAACCGGACGGCGACGAACGTGGGGCTGGGAGTGGGGTTTCTGAGGAAGAGGAGTTTCTTAGAGGCGGAGGGGAGTGTCAATCGGTGGTTAAAGGATCAGTGAAGCTGCGGCGCGATACGTGTAGCTGGAGTGATCACCGTCAGTGACAAAAAAGGGGAGGAGAATCtattgaaaaaaatgaagaatgATGCCACGTCCTCAAGGACTGAATCCTTAAAACCCTTGAACAAGGATTCATCCTTAGCTGTTTCGTctattatattgttaaaataatcaaatgacACTAAGGATTTGGGCTAAGGATTTGTCTACATCCCGCGTTGCGGATGGTCTTATACACACTCACACACGTCAAAACCAAACATCTTCTGTGTTTGAAGATTTTGAAAAAGCTAAAGCTTCTCCATCTTCCAAATTGAGACACAAACAAGAGGCTCTTGTAGTGACAAAGATGATTTTTACTCCATACCCAGATCTCCTCATAATCTACAACTCCCTGGATGTTTCTCTTTCTCAACGTTTGGTAATACATTTTTCTCTcagtctctcttttttttcttttgtgatttCCTGAAAAAAATGTAACTTTCTGTAGAACAATGTAGTTAATCTTCATGAGATAACACTGTACATATTTTAGCATCGATCTTCAATCCTTCATCTCTCTTGGTTCTCCTCtgttcaaattattttattttagtgcTCTGTTTAACTCGTAATCTTAGTCCACTCTTCTTGATGTCTCTTGATTATGTATGCTCAACATTTATGTTTTTGATATCTTAAGGTTTGGTTATGTTCTTGATGTTCCTCATCTCTTAGGGTTTGTGTCTGTTGCTGACTTAGTTCGTTCCTGATTTTGAAGGGTTTAGTTATGTGTTCAGTCTCTTAGGTTTTGGTCCTGTTACTTCTCTCTTAGGGTTTGGTTTTATGTCCGGCTTCTTAGGGTTTAATTCTACTCTGTTAGGGTTTGGCTTTGTTCCTGACTTCTAAGGTTTTGGTTTATGTTAGATCTCTTAGGGTTTGTggtaaaataaaagaaactttgCTCTCTTCTAATCAAACTTtgattcctctgtttttttgtcTGTTGTCAATTTTTTTGTAGGTGCTCCCAAGTGATTACAGAAAGTACTACCCAACCCCTCTCCCTCAGACAGCTGTTCTCCGGAAGCCAGAAGGAAACTTTTGGACTGTCAAATGGACAATAAGCCAAGACGAGACGATTAGCTTCGAAGATGGTTGGTCTAAGTTCATCACAGACAACGCTCCCTTGGACAGAGATTTCCTCTTGTTCTCATACGATGGTTCACGAACCTTCTTGGTAAGCATTTTCCGGGATGGCTTGCCTGTGAAGCCAAAAGATCCTGTCAATATTCAAGAAATTTcagatgaggatgatgatgaaatAGCTGGTGACGACGACGGTGACGATCAGAATATAAtcatttctctttctcttgGAAGCAGCGACGAAGACGATGTTGATACAACGGGTGGTGAAGTTAACAACGCTCATGGACGTTCAAGGAGAGGTACAACTAACCTCTTATCTTGATTTCGTTTTTGATCAGACTATGCTGATACCTATGAGAGTACTTATCTGAGTGACGTTTCAATATTAGTTACGTCTTCGCAAAGGAAACGTGCTGAAGCTATTGGTGATCCGCAGATGTATCTTGATGATCCCTCTAACCCTGACTTTATCGCACTTTCGACGTGTGGGCGTACTGTGTTGGTAAGAATCTTATCTTAAgttctgttttttcttcttataatTCAACTATCTTTTTGATATactaatctgtttttttttgtattttgttgcTTGAAGGTTTTTCCTAAGCAAGTAATAAAGGACTATGACTTAAAGTTTGATGGCAGAATCAAGTTCATCGATGGATTTGGTGAATTAGAGGCAAAGTTTGGAGACCGGAAAGATCGTTTGGTGGTTCACAAGTGGAAAGAATTATATGAAAGAAATGATGCAACGCCTGAAGATGTAATCACATGTGAGATTCTACGTGAAGGAGATGTTGTTCGATCCATCAAGACTCACTTCTTAAGAAATGATGTTTAAATTTAGGATTGATCTTAACCTTAATTAGTATTTTCTTTTGGAGGCTCTTGTATTATCCTTTTGTTATTAGGATCTTGATGTTTGGTTTTGGAACTTGATGTTTGGTTTTGGATTTGCAGTTGTGTTCACTTAAATCTTGTGTCGCATGTGTAACAGAAACAATGGAGTATGACTCAGTTTTCTTCTAGAATCTTGAGTTAAACTTAGTCCTTTTAGAGGCATTTGTGTTGTCGTTTTGTCTAATAATTAGGATCTTAGGTTGAAACTCGATGTTTGGTTTTGAGTTTTATGTTGTGATCATTTAAATCTTGTGTTGCATGTGTGTAACATAAACAATGGAGTGTGACTCAAATTTCTTCATGTTATTTTTAAACTGCATGTGGTCAAACATAAGTAAAACAGATGGGgtgcaactttttttttttgccatcttatgataatattattaagGCTTAAAgccaagaaaaaaacaaagtccAAACACAAGGCCTTTAAACCAGAGCCCAAATACACAAACCATTCAGAGCAAAGCCCAGTAGGCCACCTAAGTTtcaagccaaaaaaaaaaaaaaaaaaaaaaacagtgacaAGGCCCAACCTCCACCGATCTCTTCGACCACGTAGCAAGAACGCGTCATCCACTGAGACACATGGCGAAAGGTGGTCAACTCCACCGTTCACGACTTGAAACCGCCGCCTGGGACTGCAAACCGAAAACTTCACCGGAGACAGGTATCACCACCACCGTCACCGATTGAAATGTCGTCGTTGGATCAAAACAAGTCACTTTAACACCAGAATCAACCGGGAAACTTACAACAAATATCGGAATCCACCTCCAACAACAGTATTGGAGATATAGGAAATCCGATAGCTTCTACCCATACGCCTAAGCTTCAGAGAGCATCCATCGGTCTCACCGAGATCTCCTCCAAACTAGGCCACCACACACGAGACGAAACACCACACAGCACGAGCACTTCCAATGGTTCGGTAGCCGGCGACCACCACCGACAGAGATACGGCGCAGCCGCAGAGTCAAAACGCCGGTCATCCATCCGAAATACATTTTGTAGTTTCcgaaataaaattaatatactaAAATAACATGTTATCAGGtccaatatttttaaatatcctTAAAAACTTATGTGCACGTATTTTATTCAATggtttgtaaaaataattttactaaGTCGATTTTATAAACAGATATTACCTATCATAAACGGGGTATtttttccaaacaaaatatactaataaacagaataatattcatttaacaataattttaatcattattttactaaataaactataattaatgctaaaatttagaaatattactatttataaCAACTTATActttatttacatattaaaatttagaaaatcttactttttGTAGCTATCTCAAATTTAGTTACGTTATTTACATGATTTTCAATCTCCATGATCTTTTTGCGACTATATGGACCT includes:
- the LOC108824618 gene encoding B3 domain-containing protein At5g57720-like, with product MIFTPYPDLLIIYNSLDVSLSQRLVLPSDYRKYYPTPLPQTAVLRKPEGNFWTVKWTISQDETISFEDGWSKFITDNAPLDRDFLLFSYDGSRTFLVSIFRDGLPVKPKDPVNIQEISDEDDDEIAGDDDGDDQNIIISLSLGSSDEDDVDTTGGEVNNAHGRSRRVTSSQRKRAEAIGDPQMYLDDPSNPDFIALSTCGRTVLVFPKQVIKDYDLKFDGRIKFIDGFGELEAKFGDRKDRLVVHKWKELYERNDATPEDVITCEILREGDVVRSIKTHFLRNDV